The following coding sequences are from one Funiculus sociatus GB2-C1 window:
- a CDS encoding DUF6888 family protein — protein MPTNAQLRGLYRLSYWLTYIMLQPIHLVCIDERTSNLYVLAGNTENLEFQITPNGQVFS, from the coding sequence ATGCCTACTAATGCCCAACTGAGAGGTTTATATCGTCTTAGCTATTGGTTAACATATATTATGCTTCAGCCCATACATCTTGTCTGCATTGATGAGCGAACAAGTAACCTGTATGTTTTGGCTGGAAATACTGAAAACCTTGAATTCCAGATTACTCCAAATGGGCAGGTGTTCTCATGA
- a CDS encoding DUF6887 family protein has protein sequence MSQVNYAAMSDEELRQYFLRHREDKMALRAYLDRLSDRPRHIITTVDDPDFDAKIQATVRRQMQASDSNGEAAV, from the coding sequence ATGAGCCAAGTTAACTATGCTGCTATGTCCGATGAGGAATTAAGACAATATTTTCTTAGACATCGTGAGGACAAGATGGCTCTTCGAGCCTATTTGGATAGGCTCAGTGACCGCCCGCGTCATATTATTACGACCGTAGACGATCCTGACTTTGATGCCAAAATCCAAGCAACAGTTCGGCGGCAAATGCAAGCCTCCGATAGTAACGGTGAAGCGGCTGTCTAA
- a CDS encoding DUF433 domain-containing protein, translated as MSYRNIITIEPGKRGGKPCIRRMRITVYDVLGWLAAGMSHAEILDDFPELTEEDIIACLEFAADRERRLIAVVGET; from the coding sequence ATGAGCTATCGCAACATCATTACAATCGAGCCAGGTAAACGTGGCGGTAAGCCCTGTATCAGGCGAATGCGGATTACCGTGTACGACGTTTTGGGTTGGTTAGCAGCCGGGATGTCTCATGCAGAAATTTTAGATGACTTCCCAGAGTTAACAGAGGAAGATATTATAGCTTGCCTGGAATTTGCCGCTGATCGAGAACGTCGTTTAATTGCTGTAGTAGGTGAAACTTGA
- a CDS encoding alkaline phosphatase D family protein: protein MDRFDFERLLSSRKGRRGFMIGAGGLTGLAIATQFSSRVVAQPRFSGYPFSLGVASGDPLPDSVVLWTRLAPDPLNGGGMPSVNVPVQWQIATDENMSKVVLRGTAIATPELGHSIRVVIGGLQPAQWYWYQFKAGSEVSQIGRTRTAPALGSRVDRFRFAFASCQLWEAGYFAAYKHMAEEDLDLVVHLGDYIYEGAANPQAIRSHNGPEPVTVEEYRNRHALYKTDPNLQAAHAAFPWTFTWDDHEVDNNWADEIPQDPEKQSRQAFLARRANAFKAYYEHMPLRQSSMPKGIDMQLYRRLSFGDLVEFNVLDTRQYRSDQPCGDGIKPRCAEAFDPNATMTGQKQEQWLFQGLDRSRSRWNVLAQQVVFAQHDWTAGEEDVFNVDAWDGYVAPRNRILNFLQQRKPSNPVVLTGDTHSSWVNNLKADFNNPNSATVGTEFVGTSITSGFGASDRIEAALPESPWVKYFNGRQRGYVRCDLTRERWRTDFRLLPESAPGRTTVPDPNTPITTAASFELPDRGVVKRV from the coding sequence ATGGATCGTTTTGATTTTGAGCGCTTGCTATCAAGCCGGAAGGGACGGCGAGGATTTATGATTGGTGCGGGTGGTCTGACTGGACTCGCGATCGCTACTCAATTTTCAAGTCGAGTAGTTGCCCAGCCGAGATTTTCCGGTTATCCTTTCAGCCTTGGTGTAGCTTCCGGCGATCCGCTTCCAGACAGCGTTGTGCTATGGACGCGGTTAGCTCCCGATCCGTTAAATGGAGGCGGGATGCCATCGGTGAATGTACCCGTACAGTGGCAAATCGCCACCGACGAGAACATGAGTAAGGTGGTGTTGCGGGGAACTGCGATCGCTACTCCAGAACTTGGTCACTCGATTCGGGTGGTTATCGGTGGACTCCAACCTGCCCAATGGTACTGGTATCAGTTCAAAGCGGGTTCGGAAGTTAGTCAGATAGGACGAACTCGCACGGCTCCAGCTCTCGGTTCTCGCGTCGATCGATTCCGCTTTGCGTTCGCCTCGTGTCAGCTTTGGGAAGCTGGCTATTTCGCAGCCTATAAACACATGGCTGAAGAGGATCTTGACCTGGTTGTGCATCTGGGTGATTACATCTACGAGGGAGCAGCGAATCCCCAGGCAATCCGTTCTCACAATGGGCCGGAGCCGGTGACAGTAGAAGAGTACCGCAACCGCCATGCCCTTTACAAAACCGATCCAAATTTACAAGCCGCTCACGCTGCCTTTCCGTGGACTTTCACTTGGGACGATCACGAAGTAGATAACAACTGGGCAGATGAGATTCCGCAAGACCCTGAAAAACAGTCACGGCAAGCATTTCTGGCTCGACGCGCCAACGCTTTCAAAGCGTACTACGAACACATGCCGCTGCGCCAATCTTCCATGCCTAAGGGGATTGATATGCAGCTATACCGTCGTCTGAGCTTTGGGGATTTAGTCGAGTTCAATGTACTCGATACCCGCCAATACCGCAGCGATCAGCCTTGTGGCGACGGAATCAAGCCGCGCTGTGCCGAAGCTTTCGATCCAAACGCTACAATGACAGGTCAAAAGCAAGAGCAGTGGCTGTTCCAAGGTCTCGATCGCTCTCGGTCGCGCTGGAATGTTCTTGCCCAGCAGGTCGTCTTTGCCCAGCACGACTGGACAGCAGGCGAGGAGGATGTTTTCAACGTCGATGCTTGGGATGGCTATGTGGCTCCCCGCAACCGGATACTCAACTTTCTGCAACAACGCAAACCATCCAATCCCGTCGTCCTCACGGGTGACACCCACTCTAGCTGGGTTAACAACCTGAAAGCGGATTTCAATAATCCCAACTCTGCCACCGTGGGTACTGAATTCGTGGGTACCTCAATCACCTCTGGCTTCGGAGCTAGCGATCGCATTGAGGCGGCTCTGCCAGAAAGTCCGTGGGTCAAGTATTTCAACGGTCGGCAGCGCGGCTACGTCCGCTGCGACCTGACTCGCGAACGTTGGCGGACTGACTTCCGACTGCTGCCTGAGTCTGCGCCCGGTAGAACGACTGTACCTGACCCCAATACACCTATAACCACAGCAGCTTCCTTTGAGTTACCGGATCGAGGAGTTGTAAAGCGCGTCTAG